The segment CGGCCTGGGTAAGGACGATCTTCTTCGCGACCTTGGATCCGCCCTCGGTATCGACGATGACGTTTTCCACCTGCGTATCGTACTCGATATGTGCGCCTTTGTCGGTAAGGAAGGCCACGAGCGGTTTCACGAGCGATTCGTACTGGTTGTACCGCGTGAACTTCAGTGCGGTGAAATCGGGGAGCCCCTTGATGTGGTGGATGAACCGCATCACGTAACGCCGCATCTCGATGGCCGAGTGCCAGCGCTCGAATGCGAACATCGAGCACCAATACAGCCAAAAATTCGATTCGAAGAACTCGTCGGTGAACACGTCTTCGATGCGTTTGCCTTCGAGCTTGTCTTCCGATGTCATGAAGAGCTCGACCAATTCCTTCTGGGCTTTCTTCGACAGAGTGAAATCGCCGTCGTCTGCGGCGCGCTCGCCTCTGTTGTGGATGATGCGGCAGTTCGAGGAATTAGGATCGTCGTGATCGAGCCAATAGAACTCGTCTAGGACAGAAGCGTCTTCAACTTCCAAGGAGGGTATCGATCTGAAGAGATCCCACAGGCACTCGAAGTGATTTTCCATCTCGCGCCCGCCGCGTGTGACGAAGCTTTCGGGAGAGACCTCCTTGCCATCGAGGGAGCCGCCCGGGGTGGGCAGCTCTTCGAAAAGATGCACGTTGTCGGGTTTCATCTGCCCGTCGCGGACAAGAAATACCGCCGCAGCGAGCCCTGCGAGTCCGCTTCCGACGATGTAGGCCGACTTCTCATCCACCCCTTGAGGTTTGCGGGGTCGAGCGAATGCTTCGTAGTTGCCGTTCGTATGTCTCATGGCAAGCTCCCTTCGAGTATGTGCTTGGTGTATGCACCAAGCCTACTTCTTCAAGCGAGGGTAGGGAGGAAGCGTACCGAAATGCAGCCCGACGGTTGCTGCGCTGAAACCGGATTTGACGGTTTCAGCGAAACCGTTCATGGGCGTCTGGGCGTCGAGCGTAGTCCCCGTACGTCATCGGCACACGGGTCTACGCGAACGGACGCATATCCTGAGAATCTCACAGGAGATCTTGTTGGAAATCTTGCGGTAAACGGGACTTTTCAATAGGGACTGTTTCGTGTATCATGCATAAGGTTGCTTCGCGAGAGTGAAGTTTGCGCCGATGCGCGGGTGTGGTTCAATGGTAGAACTCCAGCCTTCCAAGCTGATAACGCGGGTTCGATTCCCGTCACCCGCTCCATTAAGAATGCAGGCCAGGGCTACAAAGCTCTGGCCTTTCTGGTTCCATTGAACCGGAAGTGCCTCTGGAAAAAACCGCTCGTATAGAAAAAGACCCGCTGTATGCGGGTCTTTACGGTTTAGGGGTTGTTCGCAAGTGGGATCGGCTCAGCCGGCCTGGGTTGCCAAGTAAGTGATGATGTCATCCGACTCGTACATCGCCTTGCCCCCGGTGACGAGGCAGGGAACCTGTTTCTTGCCTCCGATGCACACCAAATCGTTCTGGATACCGGGTTGGGTGGTGTCGCGCATATCGAGCGTAATGCCCTTCTCGTCCATGAAACGAAGTACTTTCTGGCAAAACGGGCAGGTCTTCTTATAATAGAGTGTATGGTCTTTCAAGTATGCCACGGGTGCTCCCTTCGTACGATCCCCGAATGACGACCGCGAAAAATGCGATAGCGCGTTTTATCTTACTAAAGAAGTGATCGATCAAGCGCTCGGTGGGCTTCGTTGTTGCTAAGCGGTTGCTTTCCTTACGCGAAGCCTCCACGAGGGCCCTTGCACCCGATGGGGCGATGCTGTTTGGTTGTTCGCGCCGAGGTACGGGGACAACCATACGAACTCAACGAAGCGTTTGTTGCACGGCAGTGCGGCTGCCGATACGATGCCACACGGAGGTGTGCATGATGAACAGCGAGAAAACAGGGTCTCTGATCCGCCGGTTGCGTACGGAGCAAGGCATGACCCAAAAGGACTTGTCCGACAAGCTGCACGTCAGCGATCGTGCGGTTTCCAAGTGGGAGCGAGGATGCGGATCGCCCGACGTATCGCTGCTTCAAAGCTTGTCTGATGTGCTCGGCGTAGACGTGCAAAGCCTCCTTACGGGCGATCTCAGCCCAAACGACAAAGACGGAGGAAACATGAAGCGCATCAGATTCTATCGATGTCCAACATGCGGCAACGTAGTCACCAGCACATCGGCTGCGGAAGTTTCGTGCTGCGGTCGCCCGCTCGAGCAGCTTGAGGTAAAGCGATCCGAAAAAGAGCACGCGATCTCGATCGAAGAGGTGGAGGACGAGTACCTCGTAACGGTCGACCACCCGATGAAAAAGGACCATTTCGTGTCGTTTGTAGCCTGCGCCACCGACGAACGTCTCGTGCTCGTCCGCATGTACCCCGAACAAGCGGCTCAAACGCGCTTTCCGCGGATGCCGTGGAGCACGTGGTACGTATGCTGCACGCATCACGGGTTGCATGTTCTGAGCGGCAAAGAAATGCGTTCGATCGCCCCTATGCGCTCCGGAGAATAAAACCGAAAGCTTATGCACTTTTGTCAGAAAGCCGCTTAAATAATTACCGTTTTTCACGTATTCGGCTTCCGTAGCTCGTCTTACGATATCTTATCAATGACTGGTTAAATGGAATGAAATAGGGTATACTGAAGAGTTTTTTACTTAGAAAACGTATAGCGCGTGATTCAGCGAGAAGAAAACCGCTCAGTAGTTTCTCTTTGCGAATGGCGCTCGGTGAGCGCGAAGTGCGGTATAATACCAACGCGCCGAACGGCGCAGAAGCGCTCGTAGCTCAGCTGGATAGAGCAGTGGACTTCTAATCCGAAGGTCGCAGGTTCGAATCCTGCCGGGCGCACCACGTAAACGAAGCGGATCGGCGCGAGGTCGGTCCGCTTTTTACATTCGGACGTAGAGCGGTTCGAACTGATTGCGATTATCGTCTTTCTGACGAGGCGAAACTCTGTATGAAGTCAAATGTCAAAACGAAGCATGGCGAGGTTCTGAGACGCGCCTGAACACACGAAAGTATCCCTTTTTGCGGCGTGGGAGAGGAGGCGGTCATGCAGCTTTATGCCATCGGGTGCCGCCGCCGATTTTCGTGGAATATAACGATTTTGCATTTTCACGCTTCTTTATGCAGCCCTATTCATAAAGTGAAGCAGCGTGTGGGGCTCATCGAGCTTTTCGAGTCGATGCGGAGACCGTTTGTCACTTTTTCGCTTTACTGCGATGGAGCAATTTCTGGAAGAAAACTGAAAAGAAATCGTTTTGTCAATAACCGTTCACCGCTTTAAAACTACCGTTCGCCAATCCTTTATTTCAGTTCGGTACTACCTGTTGCTTTTTCTTTTCGCCCATGAGATTTTGGCCCTGTCATGCGGTTGTGCTCAAAATATGAAGCAAAACCGAGAGTCTGAATCTATAAAGTGCATAAAAAGAAAAGGAGGGTTGCCATGGCTGGTGTAAACGTCAAAAGTGAAATCAAGCCTTTGAAAAAAGTCTTGCTTCACCGACCGGGTAAAGAGTTGCTCAACCTGACACCAAACACGCTCGAAGAGCTTCTGTTCGACGACATTCCGTTTTTGAAGGTCGCCCAAGAAGAGCACGATGCGTTCGCCGAGATTCTTCGCGACAACGGCGTCGAAGTCGTCTATCTCGAAGACCTTATGGCGGAAGTGCTCGACCAGAAGCCCGAATTGCGCGAACAGTTCCTGAAGCAGTTCATTGAGGAAGCTGGCATCCGCACCGATCGCTACCAGAAGATCATCTACGATTACCTCAACGACAATTACAAGGACAACAAGGATCTCGTCCTGAAAACCATGGAGGGCATCAACCTCACCGAGTTGCACACCGACAAGTCGAATTCGCTTGTCGACCTCGTGAGCGAGTCCTCGAAGATGGTTGTCGCCCCCATGCCGAACTTGTACTTCACGCGCGACCCGTTCGCTATGATCGGCAACGGCGTCTCCATCAACCGTATGTATTCGGCCACGCGCAATCGCGAGACCATCTACGGCGAGTACATCTTCAAGTACCACCCGGATTTCGAAGGAACTCCCGAGTACTACAGCCGCTACAACACCTTCCACATCGAAGGCGGCGACATCCTCAACATCAACGATAAGGTTCTCGCCATCGGCATTTCCCAGCGCACCGAGCCCGATGCGATCGACGCCATCGCGAAGAACATCTTCGAATCGGATTCCCCGATCGAGACCATCCTGGCATTCAAGATCCCGAACAACCGCGCCATGATGCACCTCGACACCGTATTCACCCAGATCGATTACGATAAGTTCACCATTCATCCCGGCATCCTTGGGCCGTTGACCGTCTTCGAGATCACCTCCGACGGCCAAGGCGGCATCCGCGTGAAAGAGATTCACGATACGCTCGAGAACATCCTCGAGAAGTACGTCGGCAACCCTGTCGAGCTCATCCTGTGCGGCGGTGGCGACCGCATCGCAGCCGAGCGCGAGCAGTGGAACGATGGCAGCAACACGCTGTGCATTGCTCCGGGTACCATCGTGGTCTACGAGCGCAACGACGTGACGAACGCCGTACTGCGCGAAAAAGGACTCACTGTTTTGGAGATGCCCTCCGCAGAGCTCTCGCGAGGCCGTGGCGGCCCGCGCTGCATGAGCATGCCCATCTGGCGCGAAGACTAATCCCCTAAAACCCAATCGGCCCTTCGCCCAAGCGGCGAGGGCCGGTCGAGGTAGGGCGGTTTATAACTTGGCACCGCCCGAACGTTTTGTCATCACTGTACATGCACTATCGAAAGGAATGAGCAATGCCTACTAGTTTGAGCGGACGTAACTTCTTGAAGCTGCTGGATTTCACGCCCGATGAAATCCGCTACCTCATCAAGTTGTCCAAAGAGTTCAAGAACCTGAAATTGACGGGCACCCCCCATCGTTATCTCGAAGGTAAGAACATCGTTCTTCTCTTCGAGAAGACTTCAACTCGCACCCGTTGCTCGTTCGAGGTCGGCGGCATGGACCTCGGCATGGGCGTCACCTACCTCGATCCCGGCAGCTCGCAAATGGGCAAGAAGGAATCCATCGAGGATACCGCTCGCGTGCTCGGCCGCATGTACGACGGCATCGAGTACCGCGGCTTCGACCAGTCGATCGTCGAAGACCTTGCAGCCAACGCAGGCGTACCGGTATGGAACGGCCTTACCACCGATTTCCATCCCACGCAGATGATCGCCGACATGATGACCGTCGAGGAGAATTTTCCCACGGGCATCAAAGGCCTGAAGTTCGTGTTCATGGGCGACGCCGAGAACAACGTGGCGAATTCGCTTATGGTCGTGTGCGCCAAGCTCGGCCTGCACTTCGTCGCATGCGGTCCGAAAGAGCGTATGCCGAAGAACGAACTCGTCGAGCAGTGCAAGGAAGTCGCCGCTGAAACCGGCGCCACCATCACGCTGACCGAAGACGTCAAGGAAGCCTGCACGGGCGCGCATGTCATCTACACCGACATCTGGGTATCCATGGGCGAGCCGGCCGAGCTTTGGGCCGAGCGCATCAAGCTCCTCGAGCCGTACCGCGTGACGACCGAGGTCATGGCCATGGCTGCCGACGATGCCATCTTCATGCACTGCCTGCCTTCGTTCCACGACACCAAGACCACCGTCGGAGCCGAGATCGCCGAGAAGTTCGGCGTGACCGAGATGGAGGTCGAGGATGCCGTGTTCGAGTCTCACCAGTCAAAAGTATTCGACGAGGCCGAGAACCGCATGCACTCCATCAAGGCCATCATGTACGCGACCCTTTCCTAAAGCGGAAGGAGACCTGTTATGGCTTATCAGAAAGGCGAGGGCAAGAGCGTGGTCATCGCGCTCGGCGGTAACGCGCTCGGAGACTCCCCCCAGGAGCAGCTCGAGCTCGTGAAGAACACCGCTGAGCACATCGTGGACATGGTCGCCGAGGGCATCAACGTTGTGGTATCCCACGGCAACGGCCCTCAGGTCGGCATGATCAACAACGCGTTCGCCTACGCGAGCGCCCATGACGGCAAGACCCCCGAGATGCCCTTCCCGGAGGCTGGCGCCATGAGCCAGGGCTATATCGGCTACCAGCTCTCGCAGGCGATCCTCAACGAGATGAAGCGACGCGGCATCATGCGCTCGACTGCGTGCGTGGTCACCCAGACCGTCGTCTATCCCGACGATCCGGCGTTCCAGAACCCCACCAAGCCCGTCGGCGCATTCCTCAGCGAGGAAGAGGCGAAGGCAAAGGCCGCCGAGACCGGCTGGACGTTCAAAGAGGACGCGGGCCGCGGATGGCGTCAGGTCGTGGCTTCCCCGAAGCCCCAGCGCATCGTGGAGTTCGACGCCGTGAAAGACCTCATGGACGCGGGCTACATCGTCGTGTCCACAGGCGGCGGCGGCGTGCCAGTAATCGAGAAGAACGACTCGTACGAGGGCGTTCCCGCGGTTATCGACAAAGACCGTTCGTCGGCGAAGCTCGCCGCGGACTTCAGGGCCGACATGCTCGTGATCCTCACGGCTGTCGAGAAGGTCGCGATCAACTTCAACACGCCCGAGCAGGAGTCGATCGACTCCATGACGGTGGCCGAGGCCCGAAAGTACATCGAGGAGGGCCAGTTCGCGCCCGGTTCGATGCTCCCGAAGGTCGAAGCCTGCATCGAGTTCGTCGAGGCCCATCCCGAGGGTCGCGCGCTCATCACGTCGCTCGAGTGCGCCGCAGCCGGACTCAAGGGCGAGACTGGCACGGTTATAACCAAGTAATACAGTAGCAAGGGGTGCTTTAACAGGCGGACGGAGCCTGGACGTACACGAGACCACGGCTCGGTCCGCCTGCAATTTCTCGTTCACCGTAAACTTCGATCCCTACTAAAAAGGAGGGGCAATGGCCGAGAAAGTTAAAGACAAAAGCAAGAAGAAGCGATCGATAAGCTCGTTTACTATTTTGCTTATCATGCTCATCGTGCTTGCGATCATCACCGTGGTGATGTCGTTTGCAGGCGTCGAGGGCGTGGAGGGCGCGACGATCGCCAATGTGGCGACGGCACCGGTGAAAGGTTTCACCGACGCGCTACCGGTATGCCTGTTCGTTCTTATCCTCGGTGGATTCCTGGGAATCATCACCGAAACCGGAGCTCTCGATGCAGGCATTGCCGCATTGGTTAAGAAGCTCAAGGGCAACGAGCTCATTTTGATTCCCATTCTCATGTTCATCTTCTCCATCGGCGGTACCACCTACGGCATGTGCGAGGAAACCGTTCCGTTCTACCTGCTGCTGGCTGCGACAATGGTCGCCGCGGGCTTTGACAGCGTGGTCGGTGCGGCAACCGTTCTGCTCGGTGCCGGTTGCGGCGTGCTCGGCTCGACGGTCAACCCGTTCGCCGTCGGTGCCGCAGTCGACTCGCTTTCGGGTACGGGCATCGCGATCAACCAGGGCACGATCATCCTTCTCGGCGTCGTTCTCTGGCTCGTCACGCTGGCCATCTCGATCGTGTTCGTCATGCGCTACGCGAAGAAGGTCAAGGCCAACAAAGGCTCGACCATCATGTCTTTGCAAGAGCAGGAGACCATGAAAGAAGAGTTCGGCGAGGCTCAGCAGGAAACCCTGAACGCCGAAGCGAACCCCAGCGAAAAGCTTATGACGGGCCGCCAAAAGGGCGCTCTCATCGTGTTCGCGCTCACGTTCGTCATCATGATCATCGGCTTCATCCCGTGGGAAGATTTCGGCGTAGAAGTCTTCAATGCGGGTGCGGCTTCCGAAGAGGTAACCGAAACCATCAGCGGCGCAGATATCTCTGCAGCATGGGATGACGCGCGGGTCGGCGGAGCGCTTGAGCTCGGCGACAACGTCGAAGGTACCGTTACCGAAGATGTGCAGATTTCCGACGGTTGGTCTTCGTTCCTCACGGGCGTTCCGCTCGGCGGATGGTACTTCGACGAGGCTTCCACGTGGTTCCTCATCATGGCCATCGTCATCGGTTTCATCGGCGGTCTGTCCGAAAGCCGTTTCGTCAAGGCATTCATCAACGGTGCAGCCGACATGATGAGCGTCGTGCTTATCATCGCGCTCGCTCGTTCGATCACCGTGCTTATGGGCGAGACCGGCCTCGACATGTGGATCCTCGAGAACGCTGCGAACGCGCTGGCGGGCATGTCGGCGATCATATTCGCGCCGCTGTCGTTCTTGCTGTACGTGGTCCTGTCGTTCCTCATCCCGTCGTCCTCGGGTATGGCGACCGTATCCATGCCCATCATGGGCCCGTTGGCGAACAACCTCGGATTCTCAACCGACGTCATGATCATGATCTTCAGCGCGGGCAACGGTCTTGTGAACCTGTTCACCCCGACGAGCGGTGCCATCATGGGCGGCTTGGCGCTTGCGAAGGTCGAGTATTCTACTTGGCTGAAGTTCGGCGCGAAGCTGTTTATCGTCCTCGGTGTCGTCTGCATGGTCATCCTCACGGCGGCGATGCTGATCTTGTGATACTACGCGGGCACATTGCTTGTGTGAACTGAGACGGATCCCCTGCGCAAGCGGGGGATCTTTTTTTCATATGCGGTTTCTGCGCGCGATGGTTCCGAGCGCTACGCATCCGCGCCGCGTCCTGTGATCGGCTGAGTCGATCACCCATCTGATATTCGAAAAACGCACGCGTGAGTGAGCCGCGTATAATCGGGGCAACGTTGGTCTGTGACTATCACGTGAGGAGTTGTTATGGATGAGGGACGAGTAAACCAACAGCTCGATGCATCGGCGCAGGGGGAAGCTGCCGTGCCGAAGCGGGTAA is part of the Raoultibacter phocaeensis genome and harbors:
- a CDS encoding helix-turn-helix domain-containing protein, yielding MNSEKTGSLIRRLRTEQGMTQKDLSDKLHVSDRAVSKWERGCGSPDVSLLQSLSDVLGVDVQSLLTGDLSPNDKDGGNMKRIRFYRCPTCGNVVTSTSAAEVSCCGRPLEQLEVKRSEKEHAISIEEVEDEYLVTVDHPMKKDHFVSFVACATDERLVLVRMYPEQAAQTRFPRMPWSTWYVCCTHHGLHVLSGKEMRSIAPMRSGE
- a CDS encoding YfcC family protein yields the protein MAEKVKDKSKKKRSISSFTILLIMLIVLAIITVVMSFAGVEGVEGATIANVATAPVKGFTDALPVCLFVLILGGFLGIITETGALDAGIAALVKKLKGNELILIPILMFIFSIGGTTYGMCEETVPFYLLLAATMVAAGFDSVVGAATVLLGAGCGVLGSTVNPFAVGAAVDSLSGTGIAINQGTIILLGVVLWLVTLAISIVFVMRYAKKVKANKGSTIMSLQEQETMKEEFGEAQQETLNAEANPSEKLMTGRQKGALIVFALTFVIMIIGFIPWEDFGVEVFNAGAASEEVTETISGADISAAWDDARVGGALELGDNVEGTVTEDVQISDGWSSFLTGVPLGGWYFDEASTWFLIMAIVIGFIGGLSESRFVKAFINGAADMMSVVLIIALARSITVLMGETGLDMWILENAANALAGMSAIIFAPLSFLLYVVLSFLIPSSSGMATVSMPIMGPLANNLGFSTDVMIMIFSAGNGLVNLFTPTSGAIMGGLALAKVEYSTWLKFGAKLFIVLGVVCMVILTAAMLIL
- a CDS encoding glutathione S-transferase N-terminal domain-containing protein, giving the protein MAYLKDHTLYYKKTCPFCQKVLRFMDEKGITLDMRDTTQPGIQNDLVCIGGKKQVPCLVTGGKAMYESDDIITYLATQAG
- the arcC gene encoding carbamate kinase, which translates into the protein MAYQKGEGKSVVIALGGNALGDSPQEQLELVKNTAEHIVDMVAEGINVVVSHGNGPQVGMINNAFAYASAHDGKTPEMPFPEAGAMSQGYIGYQLSQAILNEMKRRGIMRSTACVVTQTVVYPDDPAFQNPTKPVGAFLSEEEAKAKAAETGWTFKEDAGRGWRQVVASPKPQRIVEFDAVKDLMDAGYIVVSTGGGGVPVIEKNDSYEGVPAVIDKDRSSAKLAADFRADMLVILTAVEKVAINFNTPEQESIDSMTVAEARKYIEEGQFAPGSMLPKVEACIEFVEAHPEGRALITSLECAAAGLKGETGTVITK
- the arcA gene encoding arginine deiminase, whose amino-acid sequence is MAGVNVKSEIKPLKKVLLHRPGKELLNLTPNTLEELLFDDIPFLKVAQEEHDAFAEILRDNGVEVVYLEDLMAEVLDQKPELREQFLKQFIEEAGIRTDRYQKIIYDYLNDNYKDNKDLVLKTMEGINLTELHTDKSNSLVDLVSESSKMVVAPMPNLYFTRDPFAMIGNGVSINRMYSATRNRETIYGEYIFKYHPDFEGTPEYYSRYNTFHIEGGDILNINDKVLAIGISQRTEPDAIDAIAKNIFESDSPIETILAFKIPNNRAMMHLDTVFTQIDYDKFTIHPGILGPLTVFEITSDGQGGIRVKEIHDTLENILEKYVGNPVELILCGGGDRIAAEREQWNDGSNTLCIAPGTIVVYERNDVTNAVLREKGLTVLEMPSAELSRGRGGPRCMSMPIWRED
- the argF gene encoding ornithine carbamoyltransferase, which codes for MPTSLSGRNFLKLLDFTPDEIRYLIKLSKEFKNLKLTGTPHRYLEGKNIVLLFEKTSTRTRCSFEVGGMDLGMGVTYLDPGSSQMGKKESIEDTARVLGRMYDGIEYRGFDQSIVEDLAANAGVPVWNGLTTDFHPTQMIADMMTVEENFPTGIKGLKFVFMGDAENNVANSLMVVCAKLGLHFVACGPKERMPKNELVEQCKEVAAETGATITLTEDVKEACTGAHVIYTDIWVSMGEPAELWAERIKLLEPYRVTTEVMAMAADDAIFMHCLPSFHDTKTTVGAEIAEKFGVTEMEVEDAVFESHQSKVFDEAENRMHSIKAIMYATLS